Genomic segment of Gemmatimonadota bacterium:
TGGGAGATCCGGGACTACACCGTGAATGCCGGCGGGACGGAGGCCCTGGCTCCTGGCCCGGAAATCACCCTGGCACCGCCGGCCCGGCGGGCGGCGTTCCGGTTTCCGGCAACTCGCATCGTCGACTCCCTGCCCTCCGACATTGCCCTCGCCACGGGCGAGGAGGTGCGCCAGGTCCAGGAGGAAGCGCGGCGCCTGGTCCGGGCGCAGGCGCTGGCGCGGACGCGCCAGACCCTTCCTTCGGCCCGCGGTATATCGGACCTGCTGCAGGTGAATCGGGTGGAGGGGATCGCCGTGGGTGGCGGCGCCCGACGCCAGCTCGGACACGGACTCGACCTTGGTGTCCGCGCGCGCTTCGGCACGGCCGATCGTGCGGTAAAGGGCGTTGTCACCCTGGGGTGGCAGCGAGCCGATGGACTCGCGATCCAGCTGGCGGTTGGCCGCGATTTTCGAGATGCGGGAGACGAGGCGGAGGTCTCCCGCGTCCGAAACTCAATTGCAGCGCAGGAGTGGGGGGCAGACCTCACACAGCCGTATCGGGCCACCGGCGCCACGCTCACGGTCAGCGGACGGGCGATGGAACGATGGCGGTGGGCCATCGAGGGGGCGATCGACGATCACGAGAGCCTCGATGTCCATGCGTCACCTGCCCGGGGAGCCTACCGGCCGACCCTTGAGGTGCTCGAGGGAAGTGGGTCGCGACTTGGCGTGCGCGTGGAGCGTCCAGGCGCGCCGATGGGCAGCTTCGCCGACCTCCGCATTCGGGGCGAGGCACGCCTCGCTCGACGCGAGCGATCAGACGGCCTTGTTCGGTCATCCGCACGGCTCTGGGCCAGCGTTGAGGCCACGCGGTCCACCCCGCTGGCAGACGTTCGCTTACGGGTCGCCGGGGGTGGCGTCTTTGCCGCTGACTCTGCGCCCGCACAGGAGTTGTTATACGCCGGTGGCCCGGTGACGGCTCCCGGATACGGCTATCACCAGTTCCGGGCGACCGGACTCGGGCAGGCTCGTCTGGAGCTTCGCCGGATCGGTCCATTTGTCCCGATTCCCCTGGGCCGCTGGGGGCGCATTCCGGCGACCGCGACGTGGGCACCCTATGCCGGCATGGTCACCGTGCACGCCGCGGACAGTTGGACGGGGTATCCCCTGGTTGGCCTCGGGATCGAGCCATTTCTGCAAATGGTCCGAGTGGACATCGCCCGCGGGCTCCGGGACGGTCGCTGGCGCTTTGCCGTGGATCTTAGCCGGGATTTCTGGCCCATTCTGTGAAATTCGGCCACTCACGGTAGGCCGCGACCGGTCGATAATCCCAGTGGGGCAGTGGCCGCGCGCAAAAAAAACGCGGCGCGTTGGCTTACACCGGTTTCTTCCGGACATCCATGGCCGTCACAACAACGCGCGACGAGTGGCTGATACCGACACTCGCGAAGCTGATGGATGCTTCGCAGCTGGAGCTTGTGCGCGCTGGAGACGAGTCGTACTGGAGTGCCGCGGTCACGGCGGGCTACACCACCGATGCGTCCATCCTGTCGGAATTGTCGGCACGCTTCCGGATGGGACTCGCCGATCTCGCGACATCGAGTGCTGCGGCCCGGTCGGCGGTGAGTGAAGCACTGGCTCGCAAGTACCAGGTGGTACCGCTGTCGCTCAGTGACGCCGCCCTGGAAGTGGCGATCGCCAACCCGAACGACTTCGACTGCGAGCGGGCGCTGGGCTTCGCCACAGGCAAGCCGGTTCGCTTCCTCCTGGCGTCGCCCACGGAGATCGCCGCGCAGCTGGACGCGCTCTATCGCCCGGAAGAGACCATCGATGCCATCCTCGACGCCAGCATGACGGGCGATGCGCTGGAAACCATTGTCGATGACATCGCGGACGAGAGCAGCTTTGAGCTGGGCGCGGAGAAGGCGTCCGCGCGACCGATCATCCGCCTCGTCGACCACATCATTGCGGAGGGGATCGGGCTCCGCGCGAGTGATATTCACCTGGAGGCCCAGGAAAGCGGGGTCCAGGTCACCTATCGAATCGACGGGGTGCTCCGCCCCGCGATGAAGATTCCGCGCGCGGCCGGCATTCCGCTCGTCTCCCGGATCAAGATCATGTCGGGGCTGGACATCGCCGATCGATTGCGGCCGCAGGATGGACGAGCGCGCGTCGCCATCGACGGCCGACGTATTGACCTCCGGGTGTCCACCCTGCCGGCGTCAACAGGCGAAAAGGTCGTCATCCGCATCCTGGACTCCAACGCCACGGTGCTCGACTTGCAGGCGCTCGGCATCCGGCCGACTGACCTCGATCGCGTCAACCAGCTCATCAACCTGCGCGAAGGGATCATCCTCGTCACCGGCCCGACCGGCTCGGGAAAGACGACGACCCTCTACTCCGCACTTCGCACGATCCAGGAACGCGGGGTGAACATCGTCACGGTTGAAGACCCGGTGGAGTACAAGCTGAACGGGATCGTGCAGGTGCAGGTGAACGAAAAGGCTGGGCTGAGTTTTGCCGCGGCGCTCCGTTCGATCCTGCGCCAGGACCCGGACGTGGTGCTGGTCGGCGAGATTCGGGACCGCGAAACCGCAGGGATTGCGATTCAGGCCTCGCTCACGGGCCACTTGGTGCTCTCGACCCTTCACACCATAGACGCGGCCAGCTCCGTTGCCCGTCTGCTGGACATCGGAATCGAGAGCTACAAGATCGGTGCGGCGCTCAAGGGCGTCGTCGCTCAGCGCCTCGTGCGCCGACTCTGCCTCTCCTGCCGAGAACCGGTGAGCGAGGACGTGCCAGTGCGGTTCAGCCGCTGGATCCCCACCGGCGCCCTCACGTTTGCGGCGAGGGGATGCGCCGAGTGCGGGGGAACAGGCTATCGGGGGCGCCTTGCGCTGATGGAGGTCCTGGTCGTCACGGCCGACGTGGAACGCCGGATTTCGTCCGGAGAGACGGCCGAGCGGATCGTGGAGGCAGCGCGGCAAGGCGGGATGGCAAGCCTCTGGGACTCCGGGATTGAGCACGTCCTGGAGGGCAATACCGACCTTCAGGAGCTGCTGCGCGTGGTCGAGGTACCGGTCCCGAGGGACACGGTCAGGCCAGAGCGGTCCGGAGTCAGGACGCCCATCACCCATGAGTCGGTCGCCTCGCGCCGACCGAGCGGCGTCCAGCCCGCCGTAGCACGAAGCGACCTGACGGGCGGTGCCTTCGAACTGGCGCTCGACATGCTCCCGGCGGCACCCACGGCCGCACTGCCCAGGGCGCTCCTGGCGATAGCCGACGCGGCCGAACGCGCGAGCATGCGGGAGGCGCTGGAAAAGGTCGACTTTGTGGTTGTGGAAGCCGCGGACGGCATCACGGCCCTTGAGGAGGTCGACCACACCGC
This window contains:
- a CDS encoding type II/IV secretion system protein, which translates into the protein MAVTTTRDEWLIPTLAKLMDASQLELVRAGDESYWSAAVTAGYTTDASILSELSARFRMGLADLATSSAAARSAVSEALARKYQVVPLSLSDAALEVAIANPNDFDCERALGFATGKPVRFLLASPTEIAAQLDALYRPEETIDAILDASMTGDALETIVDDIADESSFELGAEKASARPIIRLVDHIIAEGIGLRASDIHLEAQESGVQVTYRIDGVLRPAMKIPRAAGIPLVSRIKIMSGLDIADRLRPQDGRARVAIDGRRIDLRVSTLPASTGEKVVIRILDSNATVLDLQALGIRPTDLDRVNQLINLREGIILVTGPTGSGKTTTLYSALRTIQERGVNIVTVEDPVEYKLNGIVQVQVNEKAGLSFAAALRSILRQDPDVVLVGEIRDRETAGIAIQASLTGHLVLSTLHTIDAASSVARLLDIGIESYKIGAALKGVVAQRLVRRLCLSCREPVSEDVPVRFSRWIPTGALTFAARGCAECGGTGYRGRLALMEVLVVTADVERRISSGETAERIVEAARQGGMASLWDSGIEHVLEGNTDLQELLRVVEVPVPRDTVRPERSGVRTPITHESVASRRPSGVQPAVARSDLTGGAFELALDMLPAAPTAALPRALLAIADAAERASMREALEKVDFVVVEAADGITALEEVDHTAADVVVVDLALPKLDGMGVLKRLRTRLQTASLPVVLLSDGENESMEVRAFEAGANDFVVRPVRTASLSAKLKSLVKKK